A stretch of Oreochromis aureus strain Israel breed Guangdong linkage group 11, ZZ_aureus, whole genome shotgun sequence DNA encodes these proteins:
- the LOC120442741 gene encoding uncharacterized protein LOC120442741 produces MDGRDASFVQVNRISISSLEEMLVKQYNQDFVESQCNERAEMSVEDKRFMSIMSESAVLKDGHYYLKLPFRKPEVRMPNNKQVAQQRAQYLLRRFQKDQLFFEEYKEFMHNVSMEGHSEIIPQEQLKHEEGKVWYIPHHGVYHPRKKTLRVVYDCASTFAGTSLNKELLQGPDLTSTLLGVLIRFRQGPIALMTDIKGMFHQVRVVEEHVNFLRFLWWPNGDVTKQLVEHRMLVHIFGAVSSPSCATYALLKTADDNQHLYPEEVIRTIRHSFYVDDCLKSTQSVEQAISLYQQLTEVCAKGGFKLNKWVCSDRSVLCQIPEENRATGVKMLDLSRDQLPTERALGVQWDIEHDVFTFSIVNKDKPLTRRGILSNVSSVYDPLGFLAPVILPAKQILQHLCKLRFGWDETIPAEMAQTWQKWVEDLVLLNKFSISRCVTPKGFGEIKSAQLHHFCDASETGYGAVSYLRLSNSKQEVCVSFIIGKARVAPLKQVTIPRLELAAAVLAVRLDKMLSVELNLNLSESVFWSDSTTVLQYIANTTTRFKTYVANRVSIIHAMTKVEQWRYISSKLNPADAASRGMTVGSFLKSSTWISGPEFLSKPVVHWPERQKWNKIRRNFCIGDVVLIVDGAAPRNSWPIGRITETMADAHGVVRRVRVKTRTNELERPINKICLLVEAI; encoded by the exons ATGGATGGGCGTGATGCTAGTTTTGTCCAGGTAAACCGCATTTCTATAAGTAGTTTGGAGGAAATGCTGGTTAAACAGTATAATCAAGATTTTGTGGAGAGCCAGTGTAATGAACGTGCAGAAATGTCTGTAGAAGATAAACGGTTCATGAGCATAATGTCAGAGTCAGCTGTACTTAAGGATGGTCATTATTACTTGAAATTACCCTTTCGTAAACCTGAAGTAAGAATGCCAAACAACAAGCAGGTGGCTCAGCAGAGGGCGCAATATCTGCTAAGACGGTTTCAGAAAGATCAGTTATTCTTTGAAGAATACAAGGAATTCATGCACAATGTTAGTATGGAGGGACATTCAGAAATCATACCACAAGAGCAATTGAAGCATGAGGAAGGAAAGGTGTGGTATATACCTCATCATGGGGTCTACCACCCCCGCAAGAAAACACTGCGTGTTGTGTATGATTGTGCTTCAACATTTGCTGGAACATCACTGAACAAAGAGCTATTACAAGGCCCAGATCTGACTAGCACTTTATTAGGTGTGCTGATTCGCTTTCGGCAGGGTCCAATAGCGCTTATGACAGACATTAAAGGGATGTTTCATCAGGTCAGAGTAGTTGAGGAACACGTAAACTTTTTACGTTTTCTCTGGTGGCCCAATGGTGACGTCACAAAACAGCTGGTGGAACATAGAATGTTAGTCCACATTTTTGGTGCAGTATCCTCCCCCAGCTGTGCCACCTATGCACTACTAAAGACTGCTGATGACAACCAACATCTGTACCCAGAGGAGGTTATACGTACAATCAGGCATAGTTTTTATGTAGATGACTGTCTTAAATCTACTCAGTCTGTTGAGCAGGCCATCTCACTTTATCAGCAGCTTACTGAGGTGTGTGCCAAGGGGGGATTTAAGCTCAATAAGTGGGTATGTAGTGATCGCTCTGTCCTCTGTCAGATCCCGGAGGAAAATAGAGCCACAGGTGTAAAGATGCTGGACCTTAGTCGGGATCAGCTACCCACAGAAAGAGCTCTCGGTGTGCAATGGGATATTGAACATGATGTTTTCACATTCAGTATTGTGAACAAGGACAAACCACTTACAAGACGTGGTATTCTGTCCAATGTCAGCTccgtttacgaccctttgggTTTCTTAGCACCAGTCATTCTGCCTGCAAAACAAATTCTGCAACATCTATGTAAACTGAGGTTTGGCTGGGATGAGACAATACCAGCAGAAATGGCACAAACTTGGCAAAAATGGGTTGAAGATTTAGTTCTTCTTAACAAGTTTAGTATTAGTAGGTGTGTCACACCCAAAGGATTTGGGGAGATAAAAAGTGCACAGCTGCATCACTTTTGTGATGCCAGTGAAACTGGGTATGGTGCTGTATCATATCTTAGGCTATCTAATAGCAAGCAGGAAGTGTGTGTTTCCTTTATTATTGGGAAAGCAAGGGTGGCGCCGTTAAAACAAGTCACCATCCCACGTCTTGAGCTGGCTGCTGCAGTTTTAGCTGTGCGCTTGGACAAAATGCTATCAGTTGAACTCAATCTTAATCTGAGTGAGTCAGTCTTTTGGTCTGACAGCACAACTGTGCTACAGTACATTGCAAACACAACCACACGGTTCAAAACGTATGTAGCTAATAGAGTTTCCATCATTCATGCTATGACAAAAGTTGAGCAGTGGAGGTACATCAGTTCAAAACTGAATCCAGCTGATGCAGCCTCTCGAGGAATGACAGTTGGCTCTTTCCTGAAATCTTCCACCTGGATCAGTGGTCCAGAATTTCTTAGTAAACCTGTTGTTCACTGGCCT GAACGACAGAAATGGAACAAGATTCGTAGAAACTTTTGCATTGGTGATGTTGTGCTTATTGTTGATGGAGCTGCACCAAGAAATTCTTGGCCCATTGGCCGCATCACTGAAACCATGGCCGATGCACACGGAGTAGTTCGCCGTGTTAGAGTTAAGACACGAACAAATGAGCTAGAGAGGCCAATCAACAAAATATGTCTCCTGGTGGAGGCCATCTAG
- the LOC116314050 gene encoding putative ferric-chelate reductase 1 yields MIISYQHYQFHLRCFTLLISSTVILEVFFTDSNESPEHHFIAMDLLVLLLLCTAPLIPGHRLELVIDSCEDMQLHHSGLSPQHAPSPFTVTAEQRRYTLGEDVKVELQGPASTPFTGFLLEAIEVGSETPVGSFAIPAGAAKLLTCSQRPNSAVSHTSGFNSSYIQVAWRSEPSGDIKAVQFRASFVLNSTTFWVNVTSPVLTFTNARVARSAGSLTGNGSTDPAPLVKSARSISSADCGVTKVCFTQPSNCDPAVSSSCYLMSAMMLPGGTAVRYEMTGPSQGYIAFGFSADQMMGNDDIYVCVTDSSGQAVVQHMYSTGHTTPQAVALGNVYNVTMSVQNGVISCSFTTTNIISIQGTSGFNQSYYLLFVYGPSSNGQIRIHTNDFISNSKIAMSTPLAVSQDTIPDIVKAHGSLMLIAWMTTGTLGMMVARYLKKMAKGTRMCNKDLWFVVHVGVMCLTVAATIIAFILIFSYAQDWSGGAHPVLGCLVMILSFIQPIGALLRCGPQHHLRYLFNWTHFLNAVVIKALAVAAIFTGLDRIDSSDGWLMKVMGGFFAWEVLFIIILEVHDWIVKHTDSTTVEMESALVKGDGLLIGLFFIGNICFLVALLVGIGQK; encoded by the exons ATGATCATCAGTTACCAGCACTACCAGTTTCACCTGCGGTGCTTCACCCTGCTCATCAGTAGTACTGTAATACTGGAAGTCTTTTTCACTGACAGCAACGAGTCGCCCGAACATCATTTCATTGCAATGGATCTTcttgtgttgctgctgctgtgcacTGCTCCACTGATCCCGGGCCACCGTTTAGAACTGGTTATAGACAGCTGTGAAGACATGCAACTCCACCACTCTGGGCTGAGCCCACAGCATGCACCATCACCCTTCACTGTCACTGCAGAGCAAAGGCGCTACACACTTGGAGAGGATGTCAAAG TTGAGCTACAGGGTCCGGCGTCCACACCATTCACTGGTTTCCTGTTGGAGGCTATAGAAGTGGGAAGCGAGACTCCTGTGGGTTCCTTTGCCATACCAGCAGGGGCTGCTAAACTCCTCACCTGCAGCCAAAGACCT aacTCAGCTGTGTCCCACACATCAGGCTTTAATAGCAGCTACATTCAGGTGGCATGGAGATCAGAACCATCAGGAGACATCAAAGCTGTTCAGTTCCG TGCATCCTTTGTGCTGAATTCCACAACATTTTGGGTTAATGTGACGAGCCCTGTCCTGACCTTCACTAATGCCAGGGTTGCCAGATCTGCAGGTTCCCTCACTGGGAATGGCAGTACAGACCCTGCACCACTTGTT AAATCAGCCAGATCCATCTCTAGTGCTGACTGTGGTGTCACCAAGGTGTGCTTCACTCAGCCTTCAAACTGTGACCCAGCAGTCAGTTCTAGCTGTTATTTAATGTCAGCCATGATGTTACCTGGTGGTACAGCCGTCCGCTATGAGATGACTGGTCCTAGTCAAGGATACATCGCGTTTGGATTCTCTGCTGATCAAATGATG GGAAACGATGACATTTATGTTTGTGTCACAGACAGTAGTGGACAAGCTGTTGTGCAACACATGTATTCAACGGGACACACAACTCCACAAGCTGTTGCTTTG GGGAACGTTTATAATGTAACAATGTCGGTGCAGAACGGTGTCATCAGCTGTTCCTTCACTACTACGAACATCATTTCTATTCAGGGGACTTCAGGTTTCAACCAATCCTACTACCTGTTGTTTGTCTATGGGCCCAGCAGCAATG GACAAATCCGCATCCATACAAATGACTTCATCAGCAACAGCAAGATTGCCATGTCTACTCCTTTGGCTGTCAGTCAAGACACGATTCCTGATATCGTCAAAGCTCATG GGTCACTGATGCTGATTGCCTGGATGACCACAGGAACACTGGGAATGATGGTTGCCCGATATCTGAAAAAAATGGCCAAGGGAACGAGAATGTGCAACAAAGATCTCTGGTTTGTG GTCCATGTTGGAGTAATGTGTCTGACAGTAGCTGCCACAATCATTGCTTTCATCCTCATTTTCTCGTATGCTCAGGACTGGTCTGGG GGAGCACATCCAGTGTTGGGCTGCCTGGTTATGATCCTCTCATTCATCCAGCCTATTGGGGCTTTGCTGCGCTGTGGACCACAACATCACCT GCGGTATCTGTTCAACTGGACACATTTTCTGAATGCAGTGGTAATAAAAGCTTTAGCTG TGGCAGCCATATTTACAGGGCTGGACAGGATTGACAGCAGTGATGGATGGCTGATGAAAGTCATGGGTGGCTTCTTTGCTTGGGAAGTTCTCTTCATCATCATTTTGGAGGTCCACGATTGGATAGTTAAGCATACAG ATAGCACCACTGTAGAAATGGAATCAGCATTG gtCAAAGGTGATGGTCTGCTGATCGGTCTGTTTTTTATTGGAAACATTTGCTTTTTGGTGGCACTTTTAGTCggaattgggcagaaataa